The Vibrio rhizosphaerae genome contains the following window.
ACGCATCAAAACGGTAGGAGCCGTCTGGGTTTAAAGTCAACCCGGAGACGGTCGAGTCGGTGGTAAACACCAGCGACTGTCCGGCCGGTAAATCCACATCGGTGGCGGTGATACTACCGGTAATGGTTGCATCTTCGGTTACCGCCGCCGTAGCGGCCTGTGCCACCGGCGCATCGTTGGTACCGGTGATGGTAATCGTTAATGTCGTGGTATCCGTCGCGCCCCGCTCATCAAGCACAGTCACGGGGATTTCGATCACTTGCGTCTCGCCTTCCGACAAGTGGTCATAGCTGGACGCATCAAAACGGTAGGAGCCGTCTGGGTTTAAAGTCAACCCGGAGACGGTCGAGTCGGTGGTAAACACCAGCGATTGTCCGGCTGGTAAATCGACATCAGTGGCAGTGATACTGCCGGTAATCGTTGCATCTTCGGTTACCGCCGCCGTGGCGGCCTGTGCCACCGGCGCATCGTTGGTACCGGTGATGGTAATCGTTAATGTCGTGGTATCAGTTGCGCCCCGCTCATCAAGCACAGTCACGGGGATTTCGATCACTTGCGTCTCGCCTTCCGACAAGTGGTCATAGCTGGACGCATCAAAACGGTAGGAGCCATCTGGGTTTAAAGTCAACCCGGAGACGGTCGAGTCGGTAGTAAACACCAGCGACTGTCCCGCTGGTAGATCGACATCAGTGGCAGTGATATTACCGGTAATCGTTGCATCTTCGGTTACCGCCGCCGTAGCGGCCTGTGCCACCGGCGCATCGTTGGTACCGGTGATGGTAATCGTTAGTGTCGTGGTATCCGTCGCGCCCCGCTCATCAAGCACAGTCACGGGGATTTCGATCACTTGCGTCTCGCCTTCCGACAAGTGGTCATAGCTGGACGCATCAAAACGGTAGGAGCCATCTGGGTTTAAAGTCAAACCCGGGACGGTCGAGTCGGTGGTAAACACCAGCGACTGTCCGGCCGGTAAATCCACATCGGTGGCGGTGATACTACCAGTAATGGTTGCATCTTCGGTTACCGCCGCCGTGGCGGCCTGTGCCACCGGCGCATCGTTGGTACCGGTGATGGTAATCGTTAGTGTCGTGGTATCCGTCGCGCCCCGCTCATCAAGCACAGTCACGGGGATTTCGATCACTTGCGTCTCGCCTTCCGACAAGTGGTCATAGCTGGACGCATCAAAACGGTAGGAGCCATCTGGGTTTAAAGTCAAACCCGGGACGGTCGAGTCGGTGGTAAACACCAGCGACTGTCCGGCCGGTAAATCCACATCGGTGGCGGTGATACTACCAGTAATGGTTGCATCTTCGGTTACCGCCGCCGTGGCGGCCTGTGCCACCGGCGCATCGTTGGTACCGACAATATTAATGACAATGTTCTGCGTGGTGCCGTCACTGGCCGTCATCGTGATGGTATCACTGACTCGTTGCCCTTCGCCCAAGTCTTGAACTCGACTTTGATCCAGCGTATATGTCCACTGTCCATTGACAAGACTCAGACTACCATACGTACTATTGATGGTCGTATCTGCAAATACAGGGTTATCGTTTGGATCGGCATCACTGATAGTTAAAGAGCCACTCGCCTGAACAACATCACCGATATTACCTTCCGTGACATCCCCAGTGAATGTGCCAGATACGATGGATGCTGAATCTACGGTACTAGTAGATTGAGATACTGGCGCAGCAGATGATAATGTATTGAAAACATCAAGCAGGGCCAGACCTTGTGTGTTTGATAACGATAGGCTGGAAAACCGATAAAGGCCCTGTGTGCTAAAGTCAGTTTGTGCAATCAGTTCATCATTAATCGCTTCAACCGTAGCACTTGTTGACAAACTTGAGCCAATAGAACCACCGGCAGCCGGCGCAAATTCTTCACCTAATTGTGTCGGGTCATCACCTTGCTCGATTGCTGCAAGCAGTTGGTTGACATCATCCGTAATATCAACTTTATCGCCATTCGGTGTAACCACCTTTGCGTTAAGCGCTGTATATTCATCATGGTTTAGAAAATTTCCACCCTCTAGAATAACTACCCCTGGCGGGATGATTTCTCCGGGCTTGATCGTTATCACATTGCCATTCTGATCAATGATAATCACTTGGTCTTTTGCTACATCAGGTAGAGAAATCTTTGACTCAAACCTCATAAGTGGCGCCTCTAAATCACGTATAGATCAATGGTATAATACTAAACACAACGCATATTTATCAGTTCTTAATCGATACACCTGACAATCCCTGTATTGCGCATACTTTTTAATTGTATATCATACAGAAGTCCAACACCATATTCGTGGCACAAGTCACATTGCAAAAAGGGCGCTTTCACAATAATTATCTGGCTTCCTTATGAAAGCTAGCCGCAGGATAATTTAAAACAGTCGCTTTTAAACGCCTGAAAAAAATTAAAAAAGTTATACACTTGTATTTTCATATATTCATGTCAGTGACTATTATTTATACATCTCTAGAAAATTAGATAGTGCTATAATTATTAGTGTAATTCTCATAAATGAGATCAATTTTTTGCGTAGGCTAAACGCTTCAGGCGATATTTTGTATATTTAGTGCAATTGGTCTAAATAGGAGAGGCTTCTTGAAAACATTCCTACTCAAATTTGTGGTATTTCTTGCTGTTTTTATCAGTGGTAATGTTCTCGCACAATCACTTGAACAAGCAGTCTCTATTACATTGGCAACAAACCCAGAACTAGAAAGTTCATTTAATCAGTATCAGAGTAAATTACAAAATTCCAGAGCCTCTGAGGGCGCTTACCTGCCTAAAGTGGATTTAGATGCAGGGATTGGGTACGAAGGGATCGAACCTGCCGCTGCAAATGCCAAAGAAAATACTGATTTAACAAGAAAAGAGGTGACCATATCCTTGACTCAATTGATTTGGGATGGTTCTTCAACGCTCAATGATATGGGGAGAACAACGGCAGAAGCAGAGGCCAGTCGCTATCAATTACTCGCTGATGCGTCGGATAAAGCTTTGGAAGTGACAAAACTGTATCTGGATGCAGAAAAAGCGAGCGATGTCTTAACGTTATCTGAAGCAAATCTACAGATACATAAGAAAATTTATCGGGATATTAAGCGCAGAACTGAGTCAGGGTTAGGCTCTACCGCCGATGTGACTCAAGTTGAAGCCCGTGTTGCAAAAGCCGAAGCCAATTTGCTGGCCGCCCAAAATAATCTCTTTGAAACCCATTCAAAATTCAAAGAAACAGTTGGAGAACAACCGGTTGAGCTGACGTTTCCTCAGGCCAATCAGGAACAAATTCCTCACAGCTTTCAGGATGCAAAAACTCAAGCATTGAAATCACACCCAATTATGCAAGTAACCCAGCAAAATATTGCTGCAGCCCGTTACCAGTATAAGCAAAATCAGTCGCCGTATTATCCGAGTATCTCTTTGCAGGCGAATCATAGTATCCGAAATGATGCTGCGGGATATATCGGAACGAGTACAGAAACAACGGCAATGATACGAATGCATTATAATCTCTACAATGGCGGTTCTGACCTAGCCAATGAAAAAAGTGCAGCTTATGCGTTAAATAAAGCAAAAGATTTACGGGAAAAATCATACCGGGAAGTTTTAGGCGGGCTTGAGTTGTCTTGGCAAGCACTTGATTTTTCAAGCCAAAGACGAACTTTTCTTGCAGATTTGGTTGATTCCGTATCAAAAACAGTAATTGCATATGAAAAACAATATCAGATCGGTCAACGTACATTGCTTGATTTGCTGAATAGTGAAAATGAGCTCTTTGAGGCCCGGAAGGAATATCTTGAGGCAAAATATACTGAAGCGTATGCACAATACCGTGTCATGAATGCCGTAGGTAATTTGCTTGATAGTCTGAAAGTTACGCTCCCACAAGAATGGGTGGCCCACTCAGGTGATTAAGATGAAATTCAATTATTTGCTCTTATTAGTCTCATTGCCGGTTTGGTCAGCGAATATTGCTGACCAAAGTCAGGATGAATATGATTACATTCCTACCCCAACCGTTGTGCAAGCTTTTGACCTGGCAGATTCAGATCATGATGGTGTCATCAATGCACGGGATTTATGTCCTAACACCCCGAAAAACGCCAAAATAGATAACGATGGTTGTGAAACGTATTACCGAAGTAAAACCCAACGGCAACTACGAATTTTATTTGAGAACGACTCAAGTCATATTAATTCCATCTTTACTCTACAGATTAAACAGATGGCACTTTTTTTAGCAAAGTATCCTGAAACGTCAATCGAGCTCAGAGGCTATGCCAGTCCTAGTGGTGAAGCGCAATATAACCAAGCATTATCCAAACAGCGAGCGGACAGCGTGAAGGCTCGGCTGATAGCGGAAGGTGTCCCGGCAAACAGAATCAGGATTGTCGGATTTGGTGAGTCTCATCCTGAAGCGACAGGTGAAGATCAAATCAGTGATGCCAAAAATCGCCGGGTTTCTGCGACAGTTGTAGGTTATAAGGGGGATGTCGAGAAAAAATGGACGATTTTCTCTACACTTCCGCCCAACCGACATACTTATTAGTCATCTATTCCGACAAAACCTCCCAACAGAAAAGCTCTGCTATGGCAGAGACGTTATCATTCAACCACACAGACGATTGATAAAGATGAGATGTACCACTTTTCGGTCTGGGATGTTACTCTTCGCTGATGATCTTTCTTGGGCTGAAACTATCACAACGGATAGTTCAGCCTGATTTTTTGCATGAAATACAATAGCTTTGAGATGACACCCATGTATTTATCTAAGTTAACACCAGCTGTGTTCACACATTTATATAACGATATCGTTGAATTCCGTCGTACTTTCGACCTTCCCGTCAACCAACCAAGTAGTCTCGACAAAGACGCAGATACGCTCCATACATCACTGGCAATTGAAGAGCTGACTGAACTTGCGGAAGCTCAGGATAAAGTTGAACAGGCTGATGCGATTGTAGATACCGTTTACGTTCTGATGGGACGTCTGGTGCACCTTGGTGATGAGACTCCCGCCCATAATCCGGGTATCAGTTATCTGATTGATTTGCTGTTAAATGTTGCGGCTCATCGCAACATCGATTTCATTCCGTGCTGGGATGAGGTCCATAGTTCAAATATGAGTAAGGTCTGCCGTAACCAAACCGAATACGATGAGACGGAATCATTTTATGCGAAGCAAGGCATCAAACTATCTCCGGTCATTAAAGGAGACTATATCATTGCCAAATGTGCGGAAGATTTTGTCAGTGCAGAAAAAACGATTCGTCAGGGAAAAGTTCTGAAATCAGTCTATTATCGTCCAGCTGATCTGACCAAGCTGACTCAATAGCATAAAAAAGTGGCCACTTTGTGGAGCAAAGTGGCCAAGGAGACTATAAAAAGCCTAACAAGAACGAGAATGTATCAATTGTATTAATGCGATTTGTGTGCCAACTTTTTAAAATAAATTAACTGTCTGATTTTTATATAGATAATTTAAATCACTTCAAAATATGACTCATTCTGTTTCCGGCCCGGTTGCTCTAGCATTGTGCTTGATGCACCAAAACTATTCATGCACAACAACTATTCATGCACAACAACTAATCAAAAAGTAGATACGATTTCCCTTGAATATCCACAGACTGAACTTTCGTCTGGAAGGCCTCTGCGACATGTTCAGGTGTCAGCACAGCTCGCGTGTCTCCCCACTGTTGCATAACCCCTCGATTGAGTAATAACGTTTTGTCGGCATAGCGAAGTGTTCGATTCAAGTCATGGTTCGCCATAATGACCGTCAGTCCCATTCGGTTAATGTCTTGTAATAATTCATACAGCATATACTCCTGCCCGACATCCAGTGCAGCGGCTGGTTCATCCAAAATCATAAACCGGGCATGGGGATTCAGTGTCGGCCATACTTGCAAACAGCTACCAGCCAACCTGACACGTTGCCACTCTCCCCCGGAAATTTGGTGGATCGACCGGTGTAATTTATCCTGCAAATTTAAGCGTCGAACCAATAATTCAATGATTTCAGCTGACTGTTCGAGCGTAACCGATAAGAAAGATGGCACCGAGAGCGCCAGATACTGGCAGACATCGATGGCAAAAGCCGGACGTTCCTGTTGCGGCAAATAGGCTCGGATTTTAGCCAGTTCCGGTAAAGTAAGGCACGTCAAATCGTCCTCCCCAAATCGTACACGACCTTGATGAGCGATCAAGCCAGCCAACGCAGCCAACAATGTACTTTTACCGCTGCCATTCGGGCCGGTAATATGGATCAATTCACCTTGAGCACAATCAAAGCTCAAAGGGAGCAAGCGCGTACCGACACAAAGATCTTTAACGTGAATCATGATTTTTCAATAACATCCATATAAATACTGGCGCACCAAGCGTTGTTGTGACAACACCTAAAGGCAATTCAGCGGCATCAAGCGCCGTCCGGGAAATTAAATCCGCAAAAACCAGCAGCAATGCCCCAGCAACGGCTGAAAGTGGTAACAGATAACGGTTCTCAGTCCCGAAGGCCAAGCGCAGCAAATGAGGAACAACCAGTCCGACAAAGCCGATAATCCCGCCTAAAGCCACCGATGCCCCCACCAGCACTGCTACAGCAACAACCAGCTTCCAGCGCACACGATGTACATCAATCCCGAGCTGTTTTGCGTGTATCTCCCCCATCATCAACCGATCCAATACCCGTCCCTGTCCAATCAGCCATATTAAAACGGGTAATATCAACAATGAAAGTAAATGGTAAGACCAATCAATACCACCAATGCTCCCCATCAACCAGTACATCAATTGTCTCAGACTCAAATCGGTACTGAAGTAAAACGCCCAGGTCACTACCGAGCGAGCCAGAATCCCCAGCGCGACACCGACCAGCAATAGCCGAATTGTCGTCAATTTCATACTGCGAGCGATTCCGACCAAAATAATGGTGAAAATCATAGCACCGACAATGGCACCAAACATAAAAACCAGTGGCGTAGCAGCAAACGGGAAGAAAAACAGAATAACCACCATTGCTACACTTGCGCCGCCGGAGACACCAATAATTCCCGGTTCAGCCAGAACATTTCCCAGCAACACTTGTAGGGTGGTCCCTGAGACAGCCAGACATGCACCAATCACCATCGCAGCAAGCAACCGGGGTAAACGGAGTTCCACAATCAATTGCTGCTCAAACCCTGTCATTTCATGCCATGGTGCAATGAAAACTTCTCCGGCAAAAACGTAAACAGCACTAGAAACTACTAGCAGCGCACTCATCGTGATCATGGCACGATACCAACGCTTCCTTTTTTCAAAAAGAAGTTGAGTAAAATTCATGAATTATCAAATTAGACAGATCAGGTGGGCTCACCTTAACGTTTCACCCCAAAAATAGAAAGAGGTCATGCCATGATTATTCCTATCTGGCAGACCTCTGCTTTGAAATATATGCGCAGGTGGGTAACCGGCATCCTCAGATCACCAATAACGGTTAATCATAAACCAGTTGATTCAACTCATATCTCACCGTGACCGGGCAAACCATCAATAATGCTGGCTCACCGATTTGAACATGTTTGTCGGGGAAGAGGATCGCCTCCCCTTCATTTTTTGCCATCAAGGGTTTATCCCCGTCATGCCCAAACACTTCTCCGTGCATAAACGAGGTAAAGTTTTCAATCTCATCTGCAAAAATAAAATCAAAATCTTCATTGAGTCGCACAATGGTCCGGCTTACCCGATAAAATTTTATTTTCCTTGGCAGGTGTTCATTCACTTCCCGGGCGCACAAATCCCGGAGCGTAATATCAAATGCATTAAAGCCCTCTAACGGGCTTTGTCCGAGTCGGGATGATTGACCCAGTTCTATCGCCAAAGAGCGAGCGGAATAACAATCTGCGGTATACCAGCTGAAAGAACTGGAGGGAGCATTGGCTAAAACTAATGCATCAAGGTGGGCTAATTCAGCAAAGTGAATGAGTTCTTTCGGTCGAACAGGATGACGAACTTTTGGGCTAATCGCGAACGAATGATAGCGGGAAGGGTTTAACGTACTATGTAAATCAAAATGCCAGCGTTGATCACTGGGGGTGTCTTTCCAGAATGATTTGAGGAGCACTTTCAAATTATCGGCGATCACCAACTCTTGTGAAGACTCTCTGGGTTTATCATCAAATAAACGTTCCAGATTCTCATCGAAAAATCGCGTATGGTGTTTGAGCGCTTCTAAATGGGCAATAATGAACAGACAATGTTCCCGAATTGGCTGGAACCCGCTGTCGATGTCAGAGACAATCCGATTCACTAATTCTACCGGACCAGCATCTTTACCATGAATCGCACATGAGACAACAATATGCTGTGTTTGCTCATCCATTTGCGGTGGAATCACTTCCAGAATCCCCGGGGCATGCAGTTTTAACAACACACCATCGTCTGTTGTATATTCACTCGATAAAAGAGCACCATCACTATATAAACTGTCAATCAGAAATGATTGACGAAAAAGTGAATTGCTCATGTGTTACTCCTTCAACCGATAGAACAGCAATGTAAAGGCCTGACCGACCGCAGTGCCCAGTGATTCGACAAAGCGCAATTTTATCATTAAGTTGCAGAAAAGCATTGCGTGATTATTCACAATGTGACACCAATGCTTTTTACAGCGTATCTGGTACTCACCATCCGTTGATCTAAGATCGTCCTATCCATCACACACCAGCGAACTTTATGATTTGCAAGCTGAGTGATTCAGCAAGCTTAATGACTCAACAGATATAGTGATTCAACAAACTGAACGATTCAACAAACATCGTCATTCAAAGCAATGTCCCCTGAGGCATCAGGGTCGCAGCCAGAATCAGATAGATCGTCAATTCCGTGATCTGCTGAACGCCCCCCAGGCAATCCCCGGTAAAGCCACCAATGCGGCAGAGTAGCCACCGTTTTAAAGCAAATCGTAACAAGCAGCAGACACATCCAATGATCAACACGATAGAGAAATCCAAACCGATACACGGAATTATACCGAAAAACAGTAGGATTCCTAACTCTCGGATTGTCTGACGACTGGCTAACGGCTTGCTTTTACTGGTCTGGGTATCCGATACGTACGGCATATCATAGATAAGAGAAGCCGCGACAGCTCGGCTGAGTCCATACCCAACCAACAAAACTTGTAACATAGAGCTCTGCATTGCCAGAGAAGAAAGCACACTATATTTCAAGAGTAACGCCATGATTAATGCCGAAGCACCATAGGTCCCAATCCGGCTATCTTTCATGATTGCCAGACGTCGTTCTGTCGTCATCCCACCGCCAATCCCATCTGCCATATCGGTCAAACCATCTTCATGAAACGCCCCCGTCAATAGCAAACTACACACCATCATCAGAAGAATACTCAAGTGTTCAGGCAGCACCAGCGCACAGAGACTATAAACGCCATAGCAAATCAATCCGAGCAGTACACCCACCAATGAGAAATAGCGGCCGGACTGATTCATTCGCTCAGTCGAATAAGGCACCGATGCAGGCACCGGAATCCGAGTGAAAAAGCTCAATGATAAGAGAAACAGTTCAGCTTGATATGTGGCCCGACTTAACATGTCACCTCAACGCCTGCTTCCGAAAAACTAGCCATAGTATTATAAAATTCAGCTGCGGCACGAACGAGCGACACAGCAAGCACAGCGCCAGTCCCCTCACCCAAGCGTAAATCAAGATCAAGCAGCGGATTGGCATCTAATATTTTCAACGCGCGCTGATGCCCTGATTCTTGTGATTGATGCGCAAAAATCATTAGTTCCCGACATTCGGGTTGCAGTTGCGTCGCGACCAGAGCCGCAACAGTGACAATAAAGCCATCGACGAGAATGGGGACCTGTTGCTCAGCGGCCGCTAAAAAAGCGCCAACCATCTGGACAATCTCGAACCCGCCGACTTCCGCAAGGACTGTTTTTGGACCTTGCCCTTTTGCCCTTTGAACACCGGCCGTCACCAAGGCAACTTTCTTCTGATACTGTTGCGGGGAAATCCCCGTACCCAGACCGACACAAGATTCAACATCACTATCTGACAATGCAGCCAAAATTGCCGCTGCACTGCTGGTGTTCCCAATCCCCATTTCACCGAACATGATCAAGTTCGAGCCATTGTGAATTGTCTCCAGGGCAACTTTCCGCCCTAACTCAATCCCTTGTTCCACCTGCGCCACCGTCATTGCGGGTTCTTTTGCCAAGTTTCCCGTCCGCTCGCCAAGGCGTTGTACAATCAATTGCGGCGAATCAGATTCAACCGGAATTAAAATGCCTGCGTCGATCACTTTCAGTTCAACCTGATTGGCCCGGCAAAAACAGTTCACCCCTGCACCACCGGCAAGAAAATTGAGCACCATCTGCTGTGTTACCGCACTTGGCGCGATGCTTACGCCTTCATCAGCAATACCGTGATCACCGGCAAACACCAGCACGGTCGGCTGATGAATCCGGATTTGCGCAACCGGTTGAGTCAGTCCCTGACTCTGAATCAATGCGAGTTGATGTGCCACTGCCTCTAATTTACCTAAAGCCCCAAGCGGTTTCGTTTTCTGGTCAATTCGGTTTTGAATCACATCACTCAGACTGGTATCCAACATTTCTCATCCTCTTATAGCAAGCAACAGCAGCAAATTTTCATCATACCTCAATGCATTCAAGTCTAACCGGAATCTAAGGTTTCAGCTATGTTACTGTTTTTTCGGACAGAAGATGTGACGAGCGCACAGAAATATCAACGACCAAGCGAACAATGATCATCAAAGCGTCGTCATTGAGTCTTTCTTGCCGGTCGTGTCGCTGTCACAGAACAGCGATAACCACCGGAACTATCACCGCGAGCGGTCACTTGATCAATCGACCACCGGCCAACCATTTCCGGGGGAAACGATGTGTTGAGTTCAAGAATGCCCTCTGCGACCAAATACGGGTCGCCGGGCAAATCCATTCTGATGCTGTCTTTTTCACGCTTGATTTTCTGCAGTTCTTCATGACATGCCTGTTGCGCTGTAGATGAAGCTTCGTAAACCTGTTGCAACATCAAAAAAGGGGCTTCTCCGGAAGTGACTTCATATTCCAGTCCGGTAGACCCCTCAATCCATTTCGCTTTGACACCCAAAAAATTTCTTCGGCTCGCGAGTTCGAGCTGGCAATTGATAAACCGTCTGAAATCTGAGGGATCATTATTATCGGAGACATCTACCGTCACTGACGGGACATCTTGCCCCGTGATAGTTTTAATCTGTCCTTTTTCAGCCAGTACATACAATCCATCGACCGGTTTAGCAATTCCGTCATGGCACTTTGCCAGACGGACTAAGAAAGCGCTATCCGTTTCGTTCATCTGATCGATATGTTTAAACCACACCGTTTCAAATTTAGAAGCCACTCGCGGACTAAAACCATGTGATGTCACCAGCTGACGGAAAATCTCAGCCAGCGATATTTCAGTAAACGTCCGCGTATGGCGCTCTTTAAATCCGGTGTTGTCTTGAGCCTGAAACGGTGCAGCGGTCGCCACAATCGTGACTGTCGGAGGAAACAGTTTGGGTGAAATACGGGTAATCACATACTTCCCCTTATGGACGAGCCGATCATCATACCCTTCAGAAAATACCAATTCGGCACCTTCTTTCGGGAGCCCGGTCTGTCCTGCCGTATCAATATGTAATGTAATCTGATCCGACTGAGCCGCAGAAACATCAATCCGTTCCCATGAGGTCAGCCGTGAATTGATAATTTGCTCCCCGGGCCCACTGATTCGGACCCGCGGCATGATTCCTAATCCCATATGTTCATCACCCTCGTCGGCACTGGTTCGGGGAGTATCGGCAACTTGATTTCGACACCTGCCGGCAGCACTGGCCCGTAAAGTGCCAGACCGGGATTGACCATATAAAGCGCCTCTTCCGCTTCATCATCATCCCGACCCAGTGACAGCCATAATAATTGCGGCACTAAATCTCCGTCACGACTAACCACGGTTCTCATTCTGCATATTCCTCTAATTCAATGGAGAAACCCACCACAAAGGCAGTCCCGTCATCGATAATCCGATCTTGTTTTTCTTGCAGTTGTTTGATGACCCACCGCCCCATGGTCTGCCCGTATCCGTCTGACAGCACTAAAGGTTTTCGCTGCGCCTGTAACTGTCTCAGCGCCTTCATATTGTTCATGCCTTCGCCACGAAACCAGGTGCCATTGATGCTGATTTTCTCCAGACTCTGCCCCATATTCTGACTGATGGGTTTCTGACCATAACGAGGGACAGAAACCCATCCCCCATCGCTGGTGCGCTGCAAACTTTCATACGGTGTCTGTTCACTCAATGAGAACACAAAGCCACCTAATGACATCATTTTTCTCATGTATTGCTCCTGTCTAAAAGACTGGCATCTGCCCGGGTTGCAACATCATTATTCCCCATCAGGATCGGGCTCAGCTCAGCTTTCATCCGCTCTAACAGCTGCTGACTAACCCCTTGGTCATAGGTCGGATTACCGGATGGCGTGATATGAATAACGGGGGCAAAGTTAATTTGTTGTTGGGTAGATTTTTCGAGCTGTTTACTCTGCTTAGCAACCGTTGCCGGGGCGGCTTTATCGGTTTTATCTTCACCAAACCAAGAGACGACCTGATCACTCAACATCCCCCCCAACATGCCGCCAAGAGATAAAAAGGATGCGCCTTTCATCGCGATTCCACCGAGGGATTTCAGCGAAATACCGCGCTGTTTTTTGAGCGGATCTTGCTTCGAAGCATGTTTCTTCGAAGAATTCGGTTTCGAAGAATTTCGCTGGGACGGATCCTGTTTGTCGTTGCTCTCATCACTCGAACCAAACAGTGAACCGACCGTATCGCCAAGCCAACGCCCGACTTCACTGCCGCCTAACCCGCCCACGACAGAACCAATGAGACCACCGACAGCCGTACCAAGAATGGGAACCACAGAGCCAATTGCAGCCCCGGCCATCGCACCGGAAGCCGCACCGCCCATTCCCCCGAGCAGATCACCGGCCTTCCCTGCTATCTTTTTAGGATTGCCCTTGGCGATCGCAGAAACCAGTTCGACCCCGTTGAGAGCCATATCCAGAGGGCGGAATAACTTCCTCCCAAGGCCTTTAAATACAGCACCGGCTTTAGGCATCAAACTTGAAATACCCGACTTTAGTTTCACACCACTAAACATCTTCCCGGCAGTCCGGGCGCTGAATAATCTCTTACCAATACCATTGCCTTTAGCGACAGCACCGGCTTTGGGCATCAAACTTGAGATGCCCGACTTTAGTTTGGCACCCTTAAATACATTTCCGACAAC
Protein-coding sequences here:
- a CDS encoding TolC family outer membrane protein produces the protein MKTFLLKFVVFLAVFISGNVLAQSLEQAVSITLATNPELESSFNQYQSKLQNSRASEGAYLPKVDLDAGIGYEGIEPAAANAKENTDLTRKEVTISLTQLIWDGSSTLNDMGRTTAEAEASRYQLLADASDKALEVTKLYLDAEKASDVLTLSEANLQIHKKIYRDIKRRTESGLGSTADVTQVEARVAKAEANLLAAQNNLFETHSKFKETVGEQPVELTFPQANQEQIPHSFQDAKTQALKSHPIMQVTQQNIAAARYQYKQNQSPYYPSISLQANHSIRNDAAGYIGTSTETTAMIRMHYNLYNGGSDLANEKSAAYALNKAKDLREKSYREVLGGLELSWQALDFSSQRRTFLADLVDSVSKTVIAYEKQYQIGQRTLLDLLNSENELFEARKEYLEAKYTEAYAQYRVMNAVGNLLDSLKVTLPQEWVAHSGD
- a CDS encoding OmpA family protein, encoding MKFNYLLLLVSLPVWSANIADQSQDEYDYIPTPTVVQAFDLADSDHDGVINARDLCPNTPKNAKIDNDGCETYYRSKTQRQLRILFENDSSHINSIFTLQIKQMALFLAKYPETSIELRGYASPSGEAQYNQALSKQRADSVKARLIAEGVPANRIRIVGFGESHPEATGEDQISDAKNRRVSATVVGYKGDVEKKWTIFSTLPPNRHTY
- a CDS encoding nucleoside triphosphate pyrophosphohydrolase family protein produces the protein MYLSKLTPAVFTHLYNDIVEFRRTFDLPVNQPSSLDKDADTLHTSLAIEELTELAEAQDKVEQADAIVDTVYVLMGRLVHLGDETPAHNPGISYLIDLLLNVAAHRNIDFIPCWDEVHSSNMSKVCRNQTEYDETESFYAKQGIKLSPVIKGDYIIAKCAEDFVSAEKTIRQGKVLKSVYYRPADLTKLTQ
- the btuD gene encoding vitamin B12 ABC transporter ATP-binding protein BtuD, with product MIHVKDLCVGTRLLPLSFDCAQGELIHITGPNGSGKSTLLAALAGLIAHQGRVRFGEDDLTCLTLPELAKIRAYLPQQERPAFAIDVCQYLALSVPSFLSVTLEQSAEIIELLVRRLNLQDKLHRSIHQISGGEWQRVRLAGSCLQVWPTLNPHARFMILDEPAAALDVGQEYMLYELLQDINRMGLTVIMANHDLNRTLRYADKTLLLNRGVMQQWGDTRAVLTPEHVAEAFQTKVQSVDIQGKSYLLFD
- the btuC gene encoding vitamin B12 ABC transporter permease BtuC, producing MNFTQLLFEKRKRWYRAMITMSALLVVSSAVYVFAGEVFIAPWHEMTGFEQQLIVELRLPRLLAAMVIGACLAVSGTTLQVLLGNVLAEPGIIGVSGGASVAMVVILFFFPFAATPLVFMFGAIVGAMIFTIILVGIARSMKLTTIRLLLVGVALGILARSVVTWAFYFSTDLSLRQLMYWLMGSIGGIDWSYHLLSLLILPVLIWLIGQGRVLDRLMMGEIHAKQLGIDVHRVRWKLVVAVAVLVGASVALGGIIGFVGLVVPHLLRLAFGTENRYLLPLSAVAGALLLVFADLISRTALDAAELPLGVVTTTLGAPVFIWMLLKNHDSR
- a CDS encoding succinylglutamate desuccinylase, with product MSNSLFRQSFLIDSLYSDGALLSSEYTTDDGVLLKLHAPGILEVIPPQMDEQTQHIVVSCAIHGKDAGPVELVNRIVSDIDSGFQPIREHCLFIIAHLEALKHHTRFFDENLERLFDDKPRESSQELVIADNLKVLLKSFWKDTPSDQRWHFDLHSTLNPSRYHSFAISPKVRHPVRPKELIHFAELAHLDALVLANAPSSSFSWYTADCYSARSLAIELGQSSRLGQSPLEGFNAFDITLRDLCAREVNEHLPRKIKFYRVSRTIVRLNEDFDFIFADEIENFTSFMHGEVFGHDGDKPLMAKNEGEAILFPDKHVQIGEPALLMVCPVTVRYELNQLVYD
- a CDS encoding adenosylcobinamide-GDP ribazoletransferase, with translation MLSRATYQAELFLLSLSFFTRIPVPASVPYSTERMNQSGRYFSLVGVLLGLICYGVYSLCALVLPEHLSILLMMVCSLLLTGAFHEDGLTDMADGIGGGMTTERRLAIMKDSRIGTYGASALIMALLLKYSVLSSLAMQSSMLQVLLVGYGLSRAVAASLIYDMPYVSDTQTSKSKPLASRQTIRELGILLFFGIIPCIGLDFSIVLIIGCVCCLLRFALKRWLLCRIGGFTGDCLGGVQQITELTIYLILAATLMPQGTLL